TTCGGACGTTTCCTGTTTTTGAATCATAAGCGATTAGCATGTCCCTCATCCTATCCTACTATTTTTACTCTGTATGTATGTTATTTAGCCAAAGTAAAAGCGCATCCGACGTTTACATGCCGAATGCGCGTGATGACTTCCATCTAGCAATTCGCCAATGCGAATTGAGCGCTCGAACACTTCCCTATCTCCCGTAGGGTAAACAGTGCAAGCGGTTAGGCAGGTCTCCTGGCTTTTGGATCATCGCTCCATTTACACCTTCCCGATCCTTCAGGATCAGTGGCATTTTTTCGCAAATGGAACTCTCTCATTACAGTGGCGGGACCGCGTCGGATTCTCACCGACTTCCCTATTAAGTCTACCAAATCTGGCTGGCAAACACCTTACCGCATCAATATGTAGTTGGTAAAACTTACTTTACCTCAATATATCGTAGGAGTCAAGCTCAGTATGGGCTCTTTTCGAAAACTAACTATTCTCCTTTTTCGGCTATTGCCAATCTCTGGTTCTCGTTCATATAATAGATTTTGTGCGTGCTGGTTAGCCTTGGGGAGATTGGAGAGTAGCCTTCATGAAAAGCACCGACTATCAACCTGTCGTCATTCCTCGTTCATACAGTAAAAACATGACCTATCAAGAGCGAGACTATCACATTTTCGTAAGTATACCTGCTGATCCCGCTCCGGAATCAGGTTTTCCCGTCATATATTTGCTAGACGGCAACTCTGTTTTTGCCACCATGACCGAAGCGATACGGATACAATCACGTGGCCCTGAACGAACTGGTGTGTATCCTGCTATCGTCGTCGGGATTGGCTATCCAACGGAGGGTCCGTACCATCCTGCCCGTTTCTTTGATTACACATATGAAGTTCCAGCCTCAGAGCTTCCTTGCAACCCAAGTGGTACAGAGTGGCCTCAGATGGGGGGAGCGGAGCAGTTCCTCACCTTTTTGGAGGAGGAGCTCAAGCCTAGCATTGAAAATGACTTCCCCATCGATCGGACGCAGCAAGCGATTATTGGAC
This genomic stretch from Brevibacillus brevis harbors:
- a CDS encoding alpha/beta hydrolase, giving the protein MKSTDYQPVVIPRSYSKNMTYQERDYHIFVSIPADPAPESGFPVIYLLDGNSVFATMTEAIRIQSRGPERTGVYPAIVVGIGYPTEGPYHPARFFDYTYEVPASELPCNPSGTEWPQMGGAEQFLTFLEEELKPSIENDFPIDRTQQAIIGHSLGGLFVLHVLLTKPHAFQRYIAGSPSIHWNESVLLAKESQLPKLLTDDLDVHALLTIGELENDGRFLVKEKSLAMVERLSSMGKGQIKASFKEFADENHSSVLPVLISYGLKFATKKTAR